The Xenopus tropicalis strain Nigerian chromosome 1, UCB_Xtro_10.0, whole genome shotgun sequence DNA segment GCCCCCACAGCAAAATAACTTTATAGCCCCCCAAACTGTAGCTCATATTAACCCCTGTTGTACTGTAGCTTATCTGCTACTTGCTATGTCGGTGTATGTAGCCCTATTTCAGCTGGAATGTACaaagtgagtgtgggggggggaaggaaggCAGTTGGCTCATTAGTACATCACTTAATGCTTTATAATAAGGGATTAGGCTGCAGTACAGTATGTTGCAGGGGTGCCTGCCTATTAATTACTGGGGAAGCACAGACATATACATCTTGCTCATATTCATAGTTAGGAGGCTTGTCACTATTTCCCCAGGCACCGAGACCCCATACAGCTACATTCCAGTAAGATTTatctctttctgctgctgtttCACTAAAATATATCACCCCCATTATGTGCTGAACTCTGTAAAACTGCCCCGTGTTCCCTTAATTGGGGCAGCACGTGGGGTATATTATGTTGGCATGgttacataactatatatatatatttgtgcgtATTACAAAAATGTTCATGGCAGTACTTAAGGAATGGATTAGGATCCGTATCATATTAAGGTGTTTGTGTCTCATTTTAAAAGgcataaaggacatgtaaacccccagaaaaatgtaatcagtgaacagcctcttcgaaatctttaaatacctgccactccggttgttaaaaggttaatagtaaggctgcagcatccccttactCACTAAGAATTCCgtctcctcctgaaacccactcggccccctcccttggAAATttcctttggctgttggctactgagcgtgctcagttcttctcagattactaaacacactctCCAgtgtagcagccaatgaagagatggcattgccaGTTTCCATGGAAACTCTGTTTTAGCTGTGCACTATGCTGAAGAAATAGTTTTTTTCTCGAAATCTcccctcctgagctcagcttaaccagtACAGTGCTTAATCCAATAAgttgtgcctgtgtaagcctgcattcttcattgcatgaactttacactaATTAAGGGTCTTTGCAAAAGTGCTGTTTGCAGCTTCCTATCGTTCCAGTGCCCCTCATTCTCCCATGTCTggatatagtaaataatgtaccccctattctaaaatataaggatattataagtcagagaggggttccatgaccacataaaagCACGAGGATGCAGATCAAGTGGTTTTATATGGATCATGGAATACCGAGGTCGTACATTCTTTTTAATAATACccataagtcatgtgacagaaatgacatcactaaacaccaattataactagtgacatcactaagcactgtttataaggatatcatttacaggatattcatggcttttgtgtattataatgcaATAACTTCTGCCTTGTCGATACATTTTCAGGACAGACTGACAGATTTGTGCTTCTCTCCCCAGACACGCACGGAAGCATTTCAGCCAGGCAGAGGGGAGCCAGCTAGATGAGGTGCGCCAGGTGATGGGGATGCTGGCCTTTCCCTCCGACACCCACATCTCTCCTTACAAGGTATGGGGCTCCTCTAGGTGAgcaaggagttgttcacctttacaaacttttagtatgttaacgaatgtcctattcctagcaactttgcaatttgtcttcattatttatttctaatagttTTTGCATTCCGCTTCTATATTAttacagttttcaaatgggggtcactgaccccgggagcaaaaaaaaaaaccattgtgaTCTTACAATTACTGTTTATTTTTAagccttatgtttctattcaatACCTCTACTATTCATAATCCACTATCTTATTcacaccactacctggttgctaaggtaaacaagaccctagcaacccaatagctgctgaaattccaaaacagagagctgctgaataaaaaaaactaaactgaaaaaccataaaatgaaaaccaattgcatattgtctctgAATGTCAGTCTCTATGTGATACTAATAGCCTGATACATTTTTACTGCAATATTTAATTTTACCGGCATTGATCTGGGAAATGCTCGTGGTGTTTTGGTGCTGTGGCTCCATCTGTCGGTCACTTTGCATTTATATGACATATTATTACTGTTGTGTGACCACCATAAACAGGAATGAGAAGCCGGCTTATTTGATGTGTCTGCCTTTGCTGTTTCTGAACAGGATCTTCTGGACCCAGCGCGGTGGCGAATGCTGATCCAACAGTTCCGTTATGATAACTACAGGCTTCATCAGTTGGGGAACAACTCTGTTTTTACTATAACACTTCAGGCGGGCCTCTCGGCTATTAAAACACCGTATCCTTCCAAACGCAGTAACACAACAGCAGCAAATCAGAGTAAAGATTTCTGGggtcagtggtgtaactgtagGGGGAGCAAAGCCCAAAGagagaggaaaggagaaaaatacCCACTCCCACCCATGTCCCATGATGTTCTCCATCCTTCCTCACCATCAGGACACAGGTGTTAGGGAACCTGGAATCCTAAGTTATGCTCCTATCTTGGCTGTATCCTATAGTAATGTCTAGGGACTCCTCCATCAAGGAGAGGCGCAGTAAACTGTAAGGTGGATACAAATCACTGATCACCAATGAATAGTAGAGGATATAAACCCAGACTGGATTAGTTACAGATAAGTGTGTTCTAGAGGAGCTTGTAACTGGAGGATATGAATGTCAGCTGGATACTATATTATTTAGACTGCCAGTTTGGCCAACAGTGGCCATATTGGCAGCCTTTGGGCAGAGCAGTAGCCTCCTTGACTGATTTTTTTAATTGAGGCCCATTCAGATATTTATTATTGTAGAATTCAGTGGAGCCTGCATTAGATTATGAATGAGGTTTGACGGGTCTCTTCTCCCCCCATGTGTTAAGGTTGTTGGGTCCTTTGCCAATCAGCGAATCTCTGTGGGTCTGACCCCCACTTGGAGGGAGGCTCAGAGCCTTGGCTGAGGTGCCACTCTTCatcctaaaggccagttagggagagttTGGGGAGCAATGCTCTCCTATTAGCTCCCTTGGATATACCTGAGAGTCAGTCTTATAGAATGAGATTTGTGGGTAAATAATTACTTGCTATATATTCTTGGGGATATTGCTAATAAAGCAGTGTCTGCATATATCTATGGGTCTGCACAAATAATGAACCTCAAAGGGGAGGGGGGCATGGAACCGAAAACATCTTAATACCATTGGGCCAGATTGTTTGATCAGTCTGATACGGCCTGCACTTGTTTTTCCCCCCCAAGAGTGTTTGTAGTAAAGGCTGCGCTCCTGTTCCGTGGGCGATATGTTACAAAACTGATAACTTCATTAGTTATTATTTTATAAGGCCAAGTGGCCATTAttgtcaaaattattttttagaaagaGATGCAATGGTTGCTTGGCCATTTATAGTTCTTTACAGAGCTGGGAACCAAAAAGGCAAAAGGTTTTGGGAATAAGTGTCAGGAACATGGGAGATGGCTTTTAGCAGTGTTTGAGCTATGGCACGTGGAGCATTCTAATAATGTTACATTTCCCAGAGTGCTATAGCTATAGACCTGTTGCCACCTTTCAGGCTTCTTACTGGCCAGGGCAGGGGACGGGCCAATGGAGGGCAGGTCCGTGGCATCAGGGGCAGAGCAATGATGTTAATGGGGgtgaattttctatttttattttttcgaACAGCCAAGAGGCAGGTAAACTGATACGGTTCAGGTTGTGCCAGTCATTAAACAGTCAGGATTTGCTTTATATTAGACAGTTCATGACTGACCTTCATTTTCTGGAAATGaaaatacagagagatacaaaTATGGTGTCACCACAGGAGACTGACGGGAAGTGAAGTTACCTCAGCTGGTTGTCTCCTTGTCAGACAGAACCATTCTGTTGGTTTAATGACCCTGAGGCCTTGGCTGTAGGAAGCCAAGTAATGCCCCTAACCAAGTGCAGGGTTGTTCTACCACTAgaaacaatcatcatatttccttttcttttgaCAAAGTTCCTTGACCGCCCTATAAACAGACAGTGCTACAAAGAGGATGGGACCTCGAAGAATCCCGACTGCCCCGTGTGCAGCAAATCTCTGAATAAATTAGCACAGCCCCTCCCGATGGCACACTGCGCCAACTCCCGGTTGGTCTGCAAGATTTCCGGAGATGTCATGAATGAAAACAACCCTCCCATGATGCTCCCAAATGGATATGTGTATGGATATAATGTGAGTGTGTCCGGCCGCTGTGCATTGTCTTCATCGAGTTATACCAATCAGTTCAAAGATACAGCTCGGGAAATGGGTGGGCAACTCTGGTTTCTGCACTGAGGGGTGTGAGTGTGCTTCTGCGCTCGTATTCGGTTGAATAAAGGAAGCAGGAATGTGCCCAATAGCACAGTGTGCTTGCATTCGTTTGCCCTCTTCAGTACTAGAACTCAGTGTGGCATAAGGGAAGGGGCACAGTGTGCTCCAGCTTATACTAGCCCCCCGTACCTTATGTCTGCATTGAGTCGGCCTTTGAGCCCCATTTAAGAGTAGTCGGGTGACCTTCAGGCGGACATTTGGAGGACAAATAACTAAAATGTATCTCCAGGCAAAGCAACCCACCACGTGATGTCATTTTCAGTTTTCACAATACTCACATTGGGGGTGAGAAGGGTGAAAGTGGATAGGGGcaagggtacaggtatgggtgcaggtctGACAAAACAGACCCATGCAGGTCTCTGTCGCATGTAGTGGAAGGGAgaggaaaggtggccatacacaggccgataaaagctgctgatggacCCTGTCGGCCCATGAATAGGGCCCTTAGATGGGACTGCCCAACCCATATCCGCTTGAAAATCAGCCAGCTGTCAGTTGTGCAGGTTTAAATATCGTACATCCAGTCAGTGCAATTCAGTCATTTAATTAATCCAATATTGTTgacatatcagggaaagatccgctcattagGCGACCTCACCAATGAAGCATATCTTTCAGCTAATGGGTACCTTAAGGGCACAACCCACCTGCCTGACCCCACTGTTCATAGGAGCAAGTTGAGCCCATATGTGCAACTTACTAACGAGCAAATACTGTATTGATAGCTCCAGTGTGTTTACACTGCACATCTGCCTAATATTGTTGTCTTCTGGGTTAAACATGGTGCATGATGTCCATTCTTTgcactccttaaaggagaaggaagtcattttggcatttttctgcaaaaagctttcccatacctgagtaaagagccctagaagctccctctgtttaagatagcagcttgcTTGCATCGCACTCGCTGTGCAGGTCAGTTGTTTTTTGccggactgtgctgggagtgccaaCTCTCTGGTgtgtgcaccgagtaagaattgctGGAGGAGGTAAAGgcgtgctgggtgaactttccttgttaagatagcagctgccatttaagacATTCCTATGGGAGGGAGGAGTAAATTCTATTGGGAGGGGGAAGAGCTgggcagactcgtgccccaaacctgaaggagcgaAAGTCTGATAcgaaagaacatatttacaaaaaaggagacaagaaatcctgtgtttcttttgatagaggactctgtgcttatggctgtatttacatagaccattctgataaagcttacttagtttttacctttccttctcctttaattaaatgaGCCCCCCAGTACGTATAATGAACAGATCTGATTAACACTGCTGCAACTCGTATAAGAGTTTCTCCTCCATATTTATATtctgcccatctttccttttcAGTCTCTGCTTTCTATTCGCCAAGATGACAAAGTCGTTTGCCCTAGAACCAAAGAGGTCTTCAACTTCTCCCAAGCTGAGAAAGTCTACATCATGTAGGCGTGGGAACCTCCTCGTGCCTCTCGCCCCTCCCCCCACACCATGACCAGAGTGCTCGGCCGACAGCAGCATAAACCGCACAATGGGAGGGGGGGCATCGGCGACTGTTCAGTGGTTGCATTCATCCTTTCTTGCAACCAAAGATTTACCAAGTAACAACAGTACATGCGTCAAGGAAACATCtgcttccaaatacaaaaaacaaaaacatttgtacTTGAAATTTACAGTTTTGATTGTGCGAGTTTTGTAACGAGTCGCGACTGGCGC contains these protein-coding regions:
- the maea gene encoding macrophage erythroblast attacher, which codes for MVVAELEKTLSSCSAVDSVVSLLDGVVEKLSVLKRKAVESIQAEDESAKLCKRRIEHLKEHSNDQVAAINMWKKKRMDRMMVEHLLRCGYYNTAVKLARQSGIEDLVNIEMFLTAKEVEESLERQETMTCLAWCHDNKSRLRKMKSCLEFSLRIQEFIELIRQNKRLDAVRHARKHFSQAEGSQLDEVRQVMGMLAFPSDTHISPYKDLLDPARWRMLIQQFRYDNYRLHQLGNNSVFTITLQAGLSAIKTPQCYKEDGTSKNPDCPVCSKSLNKLAQPLPMAHCANSRLVCKISGDVMNENNPPMMLPNGYVYGYNSLLSIRQDDKVVCPRTKEVFNFSQAEKVYIM